The uncultured Methanobrevibacter sp. sequence TTGAACTCTTTTATATGATCTTGATCTAAACCTATTTGCAGGCATTTAATCACCTATAAATTTTAATTAAATAAATATTTGATAATTGTGTAATAGCGCATTCTTAAAATAGAATGCTATAATATATCTTTCTTATCATTAATAAATGTATAGTTTAATGGCTAATTTAGAACCCTTGTTTAAATCCTAAGAATTTTCTTAATATCTGACTCATACCGAAAGTACAAATCATATACCATAATAACCAACCGATACCGTATGGAATAGTAGCTTTACCACCATAGATAACACTACCGATAGCATGCCACAATGGAGTTAAAGTAACCCAATAGACAGTAGTTGGCAATATTACAACCAAATTATGAATTGCAGAAGATCTCATCCAGAAGAATATTAAAATAATCGGGACAAAAGTTACAATCATTGGTTTGAACTGATTGGACATCATTGCAGTTTGGTCTCCCATCATTTCGCCCTGTTTAGCTTGGAGTTCTGCAATCTTTTTGCCGTCCCCTTTCTTTTGAGCTTCTCTGAGTTCATTTTGGAAAGCTTTCATTTTAGCTTGCTGTTCATTTAATTCATCTTGATCAACTAAATATTTATTTGCAATAGTAGTAATCAATGATACTATAAATGCAATTATTAAAACTGTTAAAGCCGGATTTGCTGGATTTGGATCCATAGATAAAATTGGATCAAAAACAACATTCAATGCTTGAAAAATTGGGTCTGTGAAAGCCATTTTAAACAACCTCTATAAATTTAATACATCTACTAATTTAGCAACTGAAGAATCTAAATGATTATCAGGATTACGTAAGATTTTAACAGTAGCTCCTGTTAATGTAGCATACGCCATAGAAGTAGCTCTGTTCATTTCTTGATGTAATTGAATCTCTTTTGCTTTTTGAGTATCTCTGACACGAGTATCATCATTTAATCTTCTGAAAATGATTTCGTCCGGATCTGCTTCAATTAAGATAAATTGATCAGGTTTTAATTCTTCTAAAACCCAAATTGGAAGTCCTGGTAAGAAACCAGATGGAGTATTGATGGTACAGTGAGTATCTACAATAACATTATCTTTTTCGGATCTTTCTTTAATTTCTTTAGCTGCTTTAGCTTGAATTTCCTTTTGAATTTCTGCGGATAATTTTCTTAAAGCATCCCTATCTTGAACAATGTTTTCTTTGATAGCAATTTCAGTCATTATGTCACCGTAGTTTAAGTGAACATAATCTACTTTATCTAAAGCTTTACCAAGTAAAGTTGAACTTCCAGAACCTGGAATCCCTGTTAATACTACTAATTTCATTTTAAACCCTCACCTTTTTTAAAAGATAAAGCTTAGGAGAATTAATTATCTCCTAAGAATTTTCTAAGAAGTGGATTTGAGGACATAAGTTGTTCCTCTGCCATTTCTTCATAAAGTTTATGAACAATACCTACAGTAAGCAATACACCAGTACCTCCACCTAAAGCACCGGTTAAGTCTGCAAGGAAAGCAATAAGACCTACATATATACCACTTATAATGGTAAGTGCAGGAATATATTTTTTC is a genomic window containing:
- a CDS encoding adenylate kinase; protein product: MKLVVLTGIPGSGSSTLLGKALDKVDYVHLNYGDIMTEIAIKENIVQDRDALRKLSAEIQKEIQAKAAKEIKERSEKDNVIVDTHCTINTPSGFLPGLPIWVLEELKPDQFILIEADPDEIIFRRLNDDTRVRDTQKAKEIQLHQEMNRATSMAYATLTGATVKILRNPDNHLDSSVAKLVDVLNL
- a CDS encoding DUF106 domain-containing protein; this encodes MAFTDPIFQALNVVFDPILSMDPNPANPALTVLIIAFIVSLITTIANKYLVDQDELNEQQAKMKAFQNELREAQKKGDGKKIAELQAKQGEMMGDQTAMMSNQFKPMIVTFVPIILIFFWMRSSAIHNLVVILPTTVYWVTLTPLWHAIGSVIYGGKATIPYGIGWLLWYMICTFGMSQILRKFLGFKQGF